TGACCAAGTGGTCCTCATGTGCACCGGTTCCCAGGGTGAGCCGATGGCGGCGCTCAGCCGCATGGCGAACGGGAATCACAAGGTGTCGATCGAACCCGGCGATACCGTGATCCTGGCCTCGTCCCTGATCCCCGGAAACGAAAACGCCGTGTACCGGGTCATCAACGGGCTCATGCGGCTCGGAGCGCGGGTCGTCCACTCGGGCAACGCAAAGGTCCACGTTTCGGGCCACTCGGCCGCCGGCGAACTGCTGTACTGCTACAACATCCTGCGGCCCAAGAACGTCATGCCGATACACGGGGAGACGCGGCACCTGATCGCCAACGGGGCGCTCGCGGTCAAGACCGGCGTACCGCCGGAACGCGTGATGATTGCCGAAGACGGCGTGGTCGTTGATCTGCGGGACGGTAAGGCAAACATCGTCGGTGCGGTTCCTTGCGGGTTCGTCTACGTGGATGGTTCATCCGTGGGCAAGCTCACCGACGACGAACTGCAGGATCGGCGCGTCTTGGGCGAGGAGGGATTCATCTCGGTATTCGTCGCGGCCGATTTCGCGGCGAAGACGATTGTGGCGGGCCCGACCATACGCGCGCGCGGGGTGGCCGAGGATGACGCGGTGCTCGACTCTCTGGTGGAGCAGGTGCGCCAGAGCGTCGAAACCTCCCTCGCCGAGGGCGCCAATCCGCATCAGGCCCAACAAGCCGTGCGCCGGGTGGTTGGTCGCTTCGCCTCCAACCGCCTCCGTCGGCGCCCGATGATCGTCCCCGTGGTGCTAGGCGTGTAGAGGATCCGCAGTCTCTAGGTGGTGCGGGAAGTCCAACGGGACCTCCCGCACCACCCCGAATTGCCGTCTTTGCGCGCGCCACAGCGCTGTGACCGGGGCAACCTGCGGTAGCTTTAGCAACGAGTGCTGTTCGTATCTCGCGCCGCGGACACCAGTGAAGCGGTAGTGGGCCAGTGGGGAAGGAACTGATGGCATCCTCGTCTAGCACGCGCAACCCAAGGAAGGGCTCCGCCGCGCCCAAGGCGCCCGCCGCGGGAGCTAAGAGGGCCGCAAGCGCAGCCAAAATCCCGGCGCAGCAGGCCCCCACCGGCCAAGACCAGCACCGCGCACCGTGGATTATGCGGGCGGTGGGCGCGTTCTTTTCTTCGATCGCTCACGTCATCGGCGCGGGCGTGCGCCGGATCGGGGCAGACGCCCGCGAACTGGATCCCGCACACCGACGAGACGGAACCGCTCTGGTGCTCTTGATCCTGGCGCTCCTGAGCGGTGCCGCGGGTTGGTTCCACGGGGGAGGCCCGGTCTCGGCCTGGGTCTATTTCGGATTCGCTTTCGTCATTGGACTGCTCGCGAAAGCCGTGCCCGTAGCGCTGGCGGCATTCGCCGTCGTGCTGATGCGGCGCCCCCAAGACGGGCAGATGCGTGGCCGGATCTCCATCGGGTTAGGTGCGATCTGCGTTGGGCTAGCCGGGATCGTGCACATAGCTCGCGGGACGCCGTCGATCAAGGGAACCTCCACCGGATGGAGCAGCACCATCGACGCTGGTGGCGCACTCGGGTGGGCGGTCGGAACTCCGCTCAATGCCGGCCTGACGCCCTGGCTCGCCATTCCCGTTCTGGTGCTCGTCGTCGTATTCGGGGTGCTGGTGGCGACGGCAACGCCGGTTTCCCAGATCGGAGCCCGTATTCGCTCCGGGGTCGATGAACCGCAACAGCTAGAGCCCGAAAGTGACGATGAGGGACTCGTTTTCGCGCAGGGCGTCGATCCGCACGACGGGACCGGTGAAGTCGCCTCCACCCCGGTCAGGCGCCGGCGATGGTGGCGCGGGCGCCGTGATCAGCATGGCCCCGCCACTTCCGACGCTGCCGCCACAGGTTTTGCCGGAGACGAGGCTTTCGTCAAGGCCGCCGTGGTCGAAGCGCCGACCGCCGTGGCGGATGGCGCTACCGCGTCCTCACCTTTGACCGCGATGAGCCGCGCGGAAGAAGACGCCACCCAGGTCTACGACCTCGATGACGACCCCATCGACCCCGCCGCGGTCCCACGCGACCCGCAAGACTCGCTGTCGCAAGCGGCTGCGACCACTCGGATTGTCCAGGATGCGAACTCGACATCTGTAGTCGTTACCCACGGGGAGACGGAGGCCTCGTCCTTAATCGACCCCGCGCCGCCGGAGCCCCGCGGGGTACCCGCGGGCGAGCAACCGGTGTTCGGCGGGGACGTTGTCTACGAACTGCCATCGACCTCTCTGCTGGTGGCGGGGCCACCGCACAAGGCGCGTTCGGCGGCGAATGACCGCGTCGTCGAGGCGCTCACGGGTGTCTTTGAGCAGTTCAATATCGATGCGAAAGTGACCGGTTTTAGCCGCGGGCCGACGGTTACTCGTTACGAGGTCGAGGTCGGCAACGCGGTCAAGGTCGAACGCGTCACCGCGCTGGAAAAGAACATCGCGTACGCCGTGGCGAGCGCGGACGTCCGCATACATTCGCCCATACCCGGCAAGTCCGCGATCGGCATCGAGATCCCCAACACCGATAGAGAGACGGTTGTGCTGGGCGATGTTCTGCGATCGGCGCCCGCGCGGCGAACCGACCACCCCATGGTCATCGGCGTGGGAAAGGACGTCGAGGGTGGCTACGTCGTGGCCAACCTGGCCAAGATGCCCCACATCCTGGTGGCGGGGGCCACCGGTGCCGGAAAATCGAGCTTCATCAACTCGATGATTGTCTCGGTGATGATCAGGGCGACCCCGGACCAGGTGAGAATGATCCTGGTCGACCCCAAGCGCGTCGAATTGACCATCTACAACGGCATTCCCCACCTGATTACGCCTATCATCACCAATCCGAAGAAGGCCGCGGAGGCCCTGGAGTGGGTCGTCAGTGAGATGGACGCCCGCTACGACGACCTCGCAACCTTCGGGTTCAAGCACATCGATGATTTCAATGCCGCCGTGCGGTCCGGGAAGGTCAAACCGCTGCCGGGCTCCGAACGAAAAATCGCCCCGTACCCCTATCTGCTGGTTGTGGTGGACGAGTTGGCCGACCTCATGATGGTTGCCCCCCGCGATGTCGAGGCGTCCATTCAGCGCATCACGCAGCTTGCGCGTGCCGCGGGCATTCACCTGGTGCTCGCAACGCAGCGACCGAGCGTGGACGTCGTGACAGGTCTGATCAAGGCAAATGTGCCCTCGCGGCTCGCTTTTGCGACGTCGTCGGCGACGGATTCGCGGGTCGTTCTCGACCAAGTCGGGGCGGAAAAGCTCATCGGGCAGGGTGATGCGTTGTTCCTGCCGATGGGAGAGTCGAAGCCCCGCCGCGTGCAGGGAGCCTGGGTCAGCGAATCCGAGATACACGAGGTCGTAGACCACGTCAAGAAGCAGCTCAAGCCGGTTTACCGCCAGGACATCGCTGTTGCCGCGGCGAAGAAGGTCGTCGAGGAGGACATCGGTGACGACCTGGACGTGTTGCTGCAGGCAGCGGAATTGGTGGTAACCACGCAGTTTGGGTCGACATCGATGCTGCAACGAAAGCTGCGTGTGGGCTTCGCCAAGGCGGGCAGGCTCATGGACCTGCTGGAATCCCGCGAGATCGTCGGGCCCTCCGAAGGATCGAAGGCCCGCGAGGTTCTGGTGAGCCCGGAACAGCTGCCCAGCGTGTTGGCTTCGCTGCGGGGGGAGCCCGACCCGGCGCCCGCTGACGATCCGAATGACCAGGTCTTCGACGGGCAGACGCTCGAAGAGGAACACGCCTCCGAGGACGCGTGGGAGCTGACCGGGCGGCAGTAACAGTGGCGTCGCTGGGGTCAGTTGGCGCAGGAACGGCGCGGGTGCCCCTTACAGCGGGGCCCGCGCGCACGGAAGCGGCGCGCGGGAATGCCCCGATCTCATCCGGGCGTGACCCGGCGCGGCGGTGAACCCCGCCGCTCACTTGGCCTGCGTGCGCTCTTCCACCGCCGGCGGCTCACCCGTGGCCGTCGGCGGCTTCTGGATTTCCGCCACGTCGTCGCCGACCTCGGTTGCAACCCGCTGTTCGCGTTGTTTCAACGTCGCCGAGCTCAGCGTACCGACCGCGGAGTTCTTTTTGGTGAACGGGTAGACATGATGCTTACCGCCCTTATCGACGGTGATACCGTGCCAACGAATCTGCGTCACCTCGGCGGGTCCATCGACTGGCTTGGTCACATCGGCGACCATCATGAGCCCCGATTCGGTCCCGGCCACGCAACACGACGCATCCTGATTCGAGAGCATATTGCCGAGCCCGTAGGCAACCCACATGCCGTTGCCGCCCGGGCCGCCGGCGAGTTTTGTCATGGGTTGGGGAATGTGGGCGTGATGCCCGATAACCAGGTCAACCTGCTGTGACTTCGCCAATTCTTGGGTGACCGTTAATTGTTGCTCGGTCGGGGCCACCCGGTATTCCTGCCCGAAGTGCAAACTGACGAGGACAAGATCGGCACCGTTCTCGCGTTCGCGTCTTGCCTGTTCGATGATGGCGTCGGTGTCGATGATGTTCACCGACCAGGGCTTGCCGGCAGGCACCGGCAGGCCGTTCGTGCCGTAAGTGGCGCCAATGTGCGATACGTGGATGGTCTGGCCGCCGCGTTCCAGCACGTAGCGCTGGGGAGTCTGCTGTTCCTTCTTGCTCGTGGCGGTGCCGGTGTAGCCCAAGCCGTTTGCCTTGAAGGCGTCGATCGTGGCCTGGATCCCCGCGAACCCGCGGTCGACCGAGTGATTCGACGACGTCGAGCAGCCGTCCCACCCCTGCTTGGCCAGCGCCTTAACGATCTGCTTCGGCGCACCGAACATCGGATACCCGGACGGCTGGGTCCCCGCTGGAGCAACGGGGGTTTCCATGTGGCACAAGGCAAGATCCGCTCCCTGGACCCACTCGTCGATGCCCGCAAGCAGGGGCGAAAAATTGTACGAGCTTCCCGACCGGGCCGAGGACATGACCGGGCCGTGAATCAGTACGTCTCCGGCGGCGAGGATGGTGAAGCGCGCCGGTTCGCTCTCAACTTGGTCCGGAGTCACCGTTGCCGGGGTTTGGGGCTCATTCGCGGGCTCACTCGTCGATGAAGCGGGGGAGGTCTGGGTGTTGGGCGCGGGGGCGCTCGTCGATTCTGCGACGTCGTGGCCGGACGCCTTGCGCAGGGGCCAGCCGCCCGCGGCTACCGAACTCCCCGCAAATGCCACCGCGAAAACAAGCAGCGCAAGGGTGAGTGTTGACAAGGCGGAGGCAACGCGGCGGCGCTGCGGCTGTTGATTCGCGTGGTGAGGCACCATTGCACAATACCGAGGTTTGGTCCCGGGTGGCGATGTCGTGGTTTGCGGCTCAAGCGCCTAGGCTGGTGTTGTGAGCGCGACGAACCGGGAAGCCAGTCAGTGGAATCTCGCCAACTTCGTTACGCTCGTTAGGATCGTTCTCGCGCCCGTACTCGGGCTGGTGCTCTTTGCCTTTGTGGGTCCGCACGATTCGTTAGTGCGGTGGAGCGCCGCGGTGCTGTTTCTTGCCACGGCGCTGACGGACAGGCTCGATGGGCACCTCGCCCGGAGCCGAAACATGGTGACGGATCTGGGGAAGATCCTCGATCCCATCGCCGATAAGCTGCTCATCGGCGTCGCCTTGTGTTCGCTGTCGATCATCGGCGACGTGTGGTGGTGGGTCACGATCGTCGTGCTCGCCCGCGAACTGGGTATCACCCTGGTGCGCGTGGCCCTTCTCCGCGTGGAGGTGATGGCCGCATCATGGGGTGGCAAAATCAAGACCGCGCTGCAGGTGGTGGCGATCACGTTGTGCCTCTTGCCGCTGTGGACGCTGCCGACTTGGGTGGCCGCAACGGCCCATGTGCTGCTCGGCGCGGCGGTGGCCGTAACGATTGGAACCGGATTGCAGTACCTTGTTTCCGCCTGGTGGATTGTTCGTCGCAAGCGCCGCAATGGCTGACCGATCCAGTGCAGTAGCCCGCGGGATCATTGACCGTGCTCGCGCAATGTCGCTGACCGTGGCGGCGGCAGAATCGCTCACCGGCGGTTTGGTCGCCGCGGCGTTGGTGGCTGTCCCCGGCGCATCCCATGTATTCCGCGGCGGGGTGGTTGCCTATGCGACCGACCTCAAACACTCAGTCCTGGGCGTCGATGCCGAGCTGCTGGCCAACAGGGGTCCCGTCGATGCTGAAGTGGCGCGACAGATGGCGGTCGGCGTTGCGAAACTGATGGGCGCCGATATCGGGATCTCAACAACCGGTGCGGCCGGACCCGAACCGCAAGACGGACATGCGCCGGGCGAGGTCTACATTGCCGTTGCCGCATTTTCGCGCGGCGTGGGTGTCGTCGATGTCACGCGCCGCCTTCGCCTATCCGGCAC
This is a stretch of genomic DNA from Rarobacter incanus. It encodes these proteins:
- a CDS encoding CinA family protein, producing the protein MADRSSAVARGIIDRARAMSLTVAAAESLTGGLVAAALVAVPGASHVFRGGVVAYATDLKHSVLGVDAELLANRGPVDAEVARQMAVGVAKLMGADIGISTTGAAGPEPQDGHAPGEVYIAVAAFSRGVGVVDVTRRLRLSGTRDEVRSATVASLLSEVLATLETASPPGPE
- the pgsA gene encoding CDP-diacylglycerol--glycerol-3-phosphate 3-phosphatidyltransferase, with amino-acid sequence MSATNREASQWNLANFVTLVRIVLAPVLGLVLFAFVGPHDSLVRWSAAVLFLATALTDRLDGHLARSRNMVTDLGKILDPIADKLLIGVALCSLSIIGDVWWWVTIVVLARELGITLVRVALLRVEVMAASWGGKIKTALQVVAITLCLLPLWTLPTWVAATAHVLLGAAVAVTIGTGLQYLVSAWWIVRRKRRNG
- a CDS encoding DNA translocase FtsK, with amino-acid sequence MASSSSTRNPRKGSAAPKAPAAGAKRAASAAKIPAQQAPTGQDQHRAPWIMRAVGAFFSSIAHVIGAGVRRIGADARELDPAHRRDGTALVLLILALLSGAAGWFHGGGPVSAWVYFGFAFVIGLLAKAVPVALAAFAVVLMRRPQDGQMRGRISIGLGAICVGLAGIVHIARGTPSIKGTSTGWSSTIDAGGALGWAVGTPLNAGLTPWLAIPVLVLVVVFGVLVATATPVSQIGARIRSGVDEPQQLEPESDDEGLVFAQGVDPHDGTGEVASTPVRRRRWWRGRRDQHGPATSDAAATGFAGDEAFVKAAVVEAPTAVADGATASSPLTAMSRAEEDATQVYDLDDDPIDPAAVPRDPQDSLSQAAATTRIVQDANSTSVVVTHGETEASSLIDPAPPEPRGVPAGEQPVFGGDVVYELPSTSLLVAGPPHKARSAANDRVVEALTGVFEQFNIDAKVTGFSRGPTVTRYEVEVGNAVKVERVTALEKNIAYAVASADVRIHSPIPGKSAIGIEIPNTDRETVVLGDVLRSAPARRTDHPMVIGVGKDVEGGYVVANLAKMPHILVAGATGAGKSSFINSMIVSVMIRATPDQVRMILVDPKRVELTIYNGIPHLITPIITNPKKAAEALEWVVSEMDARYDDLATFGFKHIDDFNAAVRSGKVKPLPGSERKIAPYPYLLVVVDELADLMMVAPRDVEASIQRITQLARAAGIHLVLATQRPSVDVVTGLIKANVPSRLAFATSSATDSRVVLDQVGAEKLIGQGDALFLPMGESKPRRVQGAWVSESEIHEVVDHVKKQLKPVYRQDIAVAAAKKVVEEDIGDDLDVLLQAAELVVTTQFGSTSMLQRKLRVGFAKAGRLMDLLESREIVGPSEGSKAREVLVSPEQLPSVLASLRGEPDPAPADDPNDQVFDGQTLEEEHASEDAWELTGRQ
- a CDS encoding CapA family protein, translated to MSTLTLALLVFAVAFAGSSVAAGGWPLRKASGHDVAESTSAPAPNTQTSPASSTSEPANEPQTPATVTPDQVESEPARFTILAAGDVLIHGPVMSSARSGSSYNFSPLLAGIDEWVQGADLALCHMETPVAPAGTQPSGYPMFGAPKQIVKALAKQGWDGCSTSSNHSVDRGFAGIQATIDAFKANGLGYTGTATSKKEQQTPQRYVLERGGQTIHVSHIGATYGTNGLPVPAGKPWSVNIIDTDAIIEQARRERENGADLVLVSLHFGQEYRVAPTEQQLTVTQELAKSQQVDLVIGHHAHIPQPMTKLAGGPGGNGMWVAYGLGNMLSNQDASCCVAGTESGLMMVADVTKPVDGPAEVTQIRWHGITVDKGGKHHVYPFTKKNSAVGTLSSATLKQREQRVATEVGDDVAEIQKPPTATGEPPAVEERTQAK